Proteins encoded by one window of Pseudomonadales bacterium:
- a CDS encoding energy transducer TonB, which produces ANVFDIGALNVSADLTVDAGLTGGTGDGEYLPIVKVAPQYPRRAAQRGIEGYVVVEFDVTKLGTVANARVVESDPPNIFNRAAIAAAEKFKYKPKMENGKAIEVKGIRNIIRFEMDKSAKR; this is translated from the coding sequence AGGCCAATGTATTTGATATCGGGGCATTAAATGTAAGTGCCGATTTAACTGTCGATGCAGGTTTGACCGGTGGTACCGGTGATGGCGAGTATTTACCTATTGTTAAAGTAGCCCCGCAATATCCTAGGCGTGCTGCACAACGTGGCATTGAAGGTTATGTGGTGGTGGAATTTGATGTGACTAAATTGGGTACGGTGGCAAATGCGCGTGTGGTCGAATCTGATCCGCCCAATATCTTTAATCGTGCTGCTATTGCTGCGGCTGAAAAATTCAAATACAAACCTAAAATGGAAAATGGCAAAGCGATTGAGGTCAAAGGCATTCGAAATATTATCCGCTTTGAAATGGATAAAAGTGCCAAACGTTAA